A genomic window from Deltaproteobacteria bacterium includes:
- a CDS encoding FAD-binding protein — MKTERVETDVLCVGGGIAGLMGAIRAAELGARVVVAEKGNVKYSGSGRAGNDHFWAYIPEYHGQDMDL; from the coding sequence ATGAAAACCGAAAGAGTTGAAACGGACGTATTGTGTGTAGGGGGAGGGATTGCCGGTTTGATGGGTGCTATCAGAGCTGCTGAACTTGGGGCAAGAGTAGTGGTTGCCGAAAAGGGAAATGTCAAATACAGCGGGTCAGGTCGAGCCGGAAACGACCATTTTTGGGCGTATATCCCAGAATATCATGGTCAGGACATGGACCTCT